From Hemitrygon akajei unplaced genomic scaffold, sHemAka1.3 Scf000044, whole genome shotgun sequence, one genomic window encodes:
- the LOC140720520 gene encoding E3 ubiquitin-protein ligase TRIM39-like has protein sequence MDRKDSVIFLTEEACRNRRINDDIQELSVTDETLPVEKFDHLFLLNTVLRETLDAINRVSVTLDVETAYPGLEVSEDRKSVRCTGTQRNLPDTGKRFTHWECVLGSEEFTSGRHYWEVTGNRDWGLGVAAESVKRKGPVSQSPETGFWVIGRDGDVLHRDYDVFGGLLSPGARLAAGPIPGRVGVYLSYESGTVSFYNAETKSHLHTFTGNKFTGKLYPFFATWDENQWLRICSGSAPGL, from the exons ATGGATcgaaaagacagtgtgatatttctcacg gaggaagcttgtcggaacagaag gattaatgacgatatccaggaattgtcagtgacagatgagaccctaccggttgaaaaattcgatcacctctttttgttgaacacagtgctgagagaaacacttgatgccattaatcgag tctctgtcaccctggatgtggaaacggcgtatCCAGGACTCGaagtgtctgaggatcggaagagtgtgagatgtaccGGGACacagaggaatctccctgacaccgggaagcgATTCACACactgggaatgtgtgctgggatcggaggaattcacatcggggagacattattgggaggtgacggggaatcgggactggggattgggagtcgccgcagagtctgtgaagCGGAAGGGACCGGTCAGTcagagtccggagaccggattctgggtcatcgggcgggatggtgacgtgttacatcgggattatgacgtgttcGGTGGTCTCCTCTCCCCCGGggcccgtctcgctgccggtcccatcccagggagggtgggagtttatctcagttacgagtccgggacagtttcattttacaacgccgagaccaagtcccatctccacaccttcactgggaacaaattcacggggaaactttatcctttcttcgcgacctgggatGAAAACcaatggctgagaatctgctccggttccgctccgggtctgtaa